In Oryza brachyantha chromosome 1, ObraRS2, whole genome shotgun sequence, the following are encoded in one genomic region:
- the LOC102721971 gene encoding TBC1 domain family member 8B — translation MKAKSLPFIAAEHKRDAYGFAVRPQHLQRYREYANIYKEEEEERSERWKSFLDRQAEDDESSGEDAKVSPSVEDEEACKSAEDGRSKLSDEQKVKQQRPHKIEIWSEIRPSLGHIGEMMSLRVKKKGSSADKENAANELHSANNEESKPSEDSDDEFYDVEKVDPNQEGPVADSADADSGMNDDANQEEHYPWKEELKYLVSDGLPMALRGELWQAFVGIGARRVKGYYESLLAADDERENSKGSDSPTMDGKPKGSPFSSEKWKGQIEKDLPRTFPGHPALDEDGRNALRRLLTAYARHNPSVGYCQAMNFFAGLLLLLMPEENAFWALTGIMDDYFDGYFSEEMIECQVDQLVLEELVREKFPKLVNHLDYLGVQVAWVTGPWFLSIFMNMLPWESVLRVWDVLLFDGNRVMLFRTALALMELYGPALVTTKDAGDAVTLLQSLAGSTFDSSQLVLTACMGYQAVDEARLQELRNKHRPSVISSMEQRAKGLRVWRDTNGLASKLYNFKRDPEPLVSLSAEQLSDLTETSSGSTDDMYSGLTVNTEIDSLPDPKDQVVWLKVELCQLLEERRSAVLRADELETALMEMVKQDNRRELSAKVEQLEQELSDLRQSLLDKQEQEQAMLQVLMRVEQEQKVTEDARIFAERDAAAQKYAAHVLQEKYEEAMASLAQMENRAVMAETMLEATLQYQSSQQKAQLPSPSPSPRTPTRDASPNQVNQDSSQEFQPRRISLLAPFSLGWRDKNKVKQSISDESTNAKLNSNTEQMVHTPKKDDETQEDSPQEGEQRVDTPRRDSEHRLETAEIATNNMNGQEEQLEEIKLD, via the exons ATGAAGGCCAAGAGCCTACCCTTCATCGCCGCGGAGCACAAGCG GGATGCATATGGATTCGCTGTGCGGCCACAACATTTGCAACGGTACAGAGAGTATGCAAACATCTACAAG gaggaggaagaggagagatcTGAGAGATGGAAGAGTTTTCTGGATAGGCAAGCCGAAGACGACGAATCCTCTGGAGAGGATGCCAAGGTCTCACCATCCGTCGAGGACGAAGAAGCCTGCAAAAGTGCTGAGGATGGAAGGTCCAAATTGTCAGATGAACAAAAAGTGAAACAGCAGAGACCACATAAAATTGAAATATGGTCCGAAATTAGGCCCTCCTTGGGCCACATTGGTGAGATGATGAGCTTGCGTGTCAAGAAGAAGGGATCTTCTGCAGATAAGGAGAATGCGGCGAATGAACTCCACTCTGCAAATAATGAAGAAAGCAAACCCTCAGAGGACTCAGATGATGAGTTCTATGATGTAGAGAAAGTTGATCCCAACCAAGAAGGGCCTGTTGCTGACAGTGCTGATGCTGATTCAGGCATGAATGATGATGCAAATCAAGAAGAGCATTATCCTTGGAAGGAAGAATTGAAATACTTAGTGAGTGATGGGTTGCCAATGGCTCTGAGAGGAGAG CTATGGCAAGCTTTTGTTGGTATAGGAGCTCGTCGGGTCAAAGGCTACTATGAGTCTCTCCTTGCAGCGGATGATGAAAGAGAGAACAGCAAAGGTTCTGATTCTCCAACTATGGATGGAAAACCAAAGGGATCACCATTTTCTTCTGAAAAGTGGAAAGGACAAATAGAGAAG GATTTGCCTAGAACATTCCCAGGTCATCCTGCACTAGATGAGGATGGCAGAAATGCTTTAAGACGCTTGCTCACAGCTTATGCGAGACATAATCCATCAGTTGGTTACTGTCAG GCGATGAATTTCTTTGCTGGTCTGTTACTTCTACTAATGCCAGAGGAGAATGCATTTTG GGCATTGACGGGCAttatggatgattattttgatgGCTACTTTTCTGAAGAAATGATAGAATGTCAG gttGATCAGCTTGTTTTAGAGGAGTTAGTCCGGGAGAAATTTCCAAAACTAG TAAATCACCTGGATTACCTTGGCGTTCAAGTTGCATGGGTTACTGGACCATGGTTCCTATCTATTTTCATGAACATGCTACCATGGGAAAGTG TTCTTCGAGTTTGGGATGTGCTTCTGTTTGATGGAAATCGTGTCATGCTCTTTCGAACAGCTCTTGCCCTAATGGAGTTGTATG GTCCTGCACTCGTGACAACAAAGGATGCTGGGGATGCTGTAACCCTTTTACAATCTTTAGCCGGTTCCACTTTTGACAGCAGCCAACTTGTTTTAACAGCATGCATGGGGTATCAAGCTGTAGATGAAGCACGGTTGCAAGAACTGCGAAATAAACACCGGCCATCTGTTATATCTTCAATGGAACAGAGAGCAAAAGGTCTTCGTGTTTGGAGAGACACCAATGGCCTTGCATCAAAACTTTACAATTTCAAGCGTGACCCTGAACCATTGGTGTCATTATCAGCAGAACAATTAAGTGACTTGACAGAAACTAGTTCTGGAAGTACAGATGACATGTATAGTGGCCTGACTGTCAACACTGAGATTGATTCTTTGCCTGATCCAAAAGACCAG GTGGTCTGGCTGAAGGTTGAGTTATGCCAACTACTAGAGGAGAGAAGATCGGCTGTTCTGAG GGCTGATGAATTAGAGACAGCGTTGATGGAGATGGTTAAGCAGGATAATAGGCGGGAATTAAGCGCTAAG GTCGAGCAATTGGAACAGGAGTTATCTGATCTAAGGCAATCTCTATTAGACAAGCAAGAGCAGGAGCAAGCAATGCTTCAG GTCCTGATGCGTGTAGAACAAGAACAGAAAGTCACTGAGGATGCCCGCATATTCGCTGAGCGAGATGCTGCTGCTCAGAAATATGCTGCACATGTGCTCCAg GAAAAGTACGAGGAAGCTATGGCTTCACTGGCACAAATGGAGAACAGAGCAGTCATGGCAGAAACTATGCTGGAAGCAACACTGCAGTATCAATCTAGCCAGCAAAAGGCACAATTGCCATCCCCCTCACCTTCTCCAAG GACACCAACACGAGATGCATCACCTAACCAAGTGAACCAAGATTCATCGCAGGAGTTTCAACCTAGAAGAATAAGTTTGCTTGCTCCGTTTTCCCTTGGTTGGCGTGACAAGAACAAG GTCAAACAGAGTATCTCCGATGAGTCAACAAATGCCAAGCTTAATAGCAATACTGAGCAAATGGTCCACACACCCAAGAAGGATGATGAAACGCAAGAGGACTCTCCGCAGGAGGGTGAACAGCGAGTGGATACGCCTAGAAGAGATAGTGAACACAGATTAGAGACGGCCGAGATCGCAACAAATAATATGAATGGGCAGGAAGAACAATTGGAAGAAATAAAGTTGGATTGA